The genomic segment TTGCCCTTAAAGAGATGGTTGACCCGCCCATAAATACCATAGCCTGGATATCCAATGTCTCGGTGGGACTCAATAAAAACCTGAAATCAACAGTAGATTCAACTTTTATGACTTACATGGCAGGTGCCGGACTGGATGCCGCCATAGTTGATGTTCTTGACACGGAGATCATGAAAACCATCTACCTGATAAGATCGTTCAGAGATGAGATAATCTTTTCAGAGGCTGACCTGGAGGGTGTGGGATGATTACCGGTAAAGAAGACCTGATAGAGGCAATTGTTGAGGCCTACGCAATGGAGAAGGGAACAAGGGATTTTTATGATTTTGCAGCTTCAAAGGCCAAGGTTGATTATGCAAAAGAGACTTTCACAAAACTCCGTGACTGGGAAGAGACCCATATGAACTACCTTGAGTTTTTACACCGGTCCCTTCAGGGAGATATTGAGACCCTGAGCTACGAAGAGTTCAGGAAAAAGGTTCCCGCTACGCATATTGAGTCGGGAATTCCTGTAAAAAACGCCGAAGAGCTGTTTGAGGAAAAGGAATTTATTGACGATACTGAAGCCATTATATTGGCACTTGAGATTGAGGGGAAGGCATTTAATTTTTACAGAAAACTGTCTGATTCAGCAGAGGATTCCAATGCAAAGGTAATCTTCAGGGAAATGATGTCCCAGGAAGAGAAACACATCGACTCCCTCATGAGCTTGAAGAGGACTACGGGGTGAGGAGAGAAGATTGGAGTGGTGGAGTGGTGGAGTGGTGGAGTAAGGATTATGGAGTGATAGGAAGCTTTATAGGGTTATCTTGTCAGTTAACTCCTAAACTCCTCAACTTTTTTTATCCTTAACTCCTCAACTCTAAAAAACAGGAGGCAAAAGGGTTGTTAAAACTAAAACACGGGATTGCTGAACTTTACAGAAAAGTGGCAACCTCCCTGCCATCGGATATCGAAAATGAACTCAAACAGGCACATGAAATAGAAGATGAAGGGATTGCCAAAGAGGCAATGAAGGTAGTCCTTGAAAATATTGCACTTGCAAGAAAGACATCACGACCCATTTGTCAGGATACCGGAGTGCCGACATTCTTTGTCAGAATCCCGCAACAACTGAGCCAGAAGGAATTGAGGGAGATCATCGTTGTTGCCACAAGGGAGGCCACTGAAAAGGTGCCCCTCAGGCCAAATGCCGTGGATATCCTCACAGATAAAAATTCAGGGGACAATACCGGAAAAAACATCCCGGTGATATACTTTGAAGAGACCGGGGAGCATGTCCTCACGATTGATCTCATGCTCAAAGGCTCGGGATGTGAAAATGCAGGACAGATCTACAAGCTGCCGGCAGAAGAGATAAACGCCCAGAGAGACCTTGACGGAGTCAGAAAGTGTATAATTGATACTGTTTTCAAGGCACAGGGAAGGGGTTGTCCCCCTTATACCCTTGGCGTCGGGATTGGGGCAACAAAAGACCAGGTCTCTGTGCTTGCAAAGAGGCAACTGCTCAGACGGATTGATGAAAGAGACGGAGATGAAGAAATCCACGCCCTGCAGGTAAGGCTCCTTGATGAACTGAATCAGCTTGGCATAGGGCCCCTCGGATTTGGCGGCAAGACCACGGTAATCGGGGTAAATATAGACTACAACCACCGCCACCCGGCCTCCTACTTTGTGGATGTCTCGGTCTGCTGCTGGGCTAACAGGCGGGGAAGACTGGTTTGGGGATAGAGAATATTTATACCTTGGAGGCACTCAGTGGATCTCAAACGATTAACTACCCCACTCTCTGAAGAAGATACCGGTTCATTGAGAGTGGGAGACTTTGTGATGCTGAATGGAATGCTTGTAACAGGCAGGGACAGGGTCCATAAATTTCTGTTCAGCGAAAAACTTGACAGTAAATCCATCCCCTTTGAACTCAAAGGTGCTGTACTCTATCACTGCGGGCCAATAATCAAGAAAGAAGAGCAGGGATACAGGCTTATAGCCGGCGGGCCGACAACAAGTCAAAGGGTGGAGATGTATGAGTGGTGGGTGATAAAAGAGTATGGACTGAAGGGAATTATAGGGAAAGGCGGCATGGGAGAAAAGACCCTCCAAGCACTGAGAGAAGAGGGGTGTGTTTATCTCCATACCATAAGCGGCGCTGCAGTTTATCTTGCTGACAGGATAAAGAGGGTTGTGGATGGCTGGAAGATTGAGGAGTTCGGGGAGCCGGAGGCCATGTGGCTCATAGAGGTTGAGGATTTCCCTGCAATAGTCACGATGGATGCCCATGGAAACAGTCTGCACAAGACCATTACTGAAAACTCTATGAAAGTATATAAGGAGCTGATTTTATAAGAACAAGCTAATCTGCGGATAGAGGATATTAGTTTCTATATCTTTTTAAAACTATGATATTTATTGCTGGAGCAACAGGTTTTGTAGGCAGACACCTTACAAGGAGTTTAAGCTCCGGAGAGTATAGGGTAAGGTGCCTTGTGAGGTCTGATAAAGGGGCCGGAGCATGCACGTCCCCTGGCTTTGAGACTACTAAAGGTGACATTACCGACAGGGAGAGTTTGAAGGGAAAACTTGAAGGGGTCAGGCTTGTCACTCATCTTGTCGGGATTATCAGGGAGCAGGGAAAGAGCACTTTTGACAGGGTCCATATTGAAGGGACAAAAAACCTTGTTGATGAAGCAAAATCCTCTGATGTCGAGCACTTCTTCTTTCAGTCAGCCCTTGGTGCAGACCTCCGCTCTCCGTTTAAATACCTTCGGACAAAGGCCGAAGCTGAAGAGATAGTAAAAGACTCCGGAATCCCCTATACCATATTCCGGCCCTCGTTAATAATAGGCCCTGGTGATGGATTTACAGAAAACATAAAGGAGCTGCTAAGACTTGGGCCTGTTGTGCCTGTGCCAGGGGATGGAAAGGCAAGGTTTCAGCCGATATTCATTGATGACTGGGTCAGATGTTTCTTAAAGATTCTTGATGGTCAGGACTTTATAAACCGGGTTCTTGAGTTTGGAGGCCCTGAGCATCTGAGTTACAACGAGATATTGAAACTCATAATGAAGGAGATGGGGATAAACAAACCCATTGTACATATCCCCCCCACTATCACAAAGGCCGGACTCCCCTTTCTTCAGGTCTTCAGAACACTTGGCAGGACAGTTGGAATAAAAATGCCGGATGTAAGTGCTGAGCAGATCGACCTTCTTCAGCTCGACAATATTACTGAGCTGGATTCTGTAGAACACGAGTTTGGTTTCA from the Nitrospirota bacterium genome contains:
- a CDS encoding NAD(P)H-binding protein, with product MIFIAGATGFVGRHLTRSLSSGEYRVRCLVRSDKGAGACTSPGFETTKGDITDRESLKGKLEGVRLVTHLVGIIREQGKSTFDRVHIEGTKNLVDEAKSSDVEHFFFQSALGADLRSPFKYLRTKAEAEEIVKDSGIPYTIFRPSLIIGPGDGFTENIKELLRLGPVVPVPGDGKARFQPIFIDDWVRCFLKILDGQDFINRVLEFGGPEHLSYNEILKLIMKEMGINKPIVHIPPTITKAGLPFLQVFRTLGRTVGIKMPDVSAEQIDLLQLDNITELDSVEHEFGFRPVGFEEAVKKTLTDQPDKT
- a CDS encoding FumA C-terminus/TtdB family hydratase beta subunit — translated: MDLKRLTTPLSEEDTGSLRVGDFVMLNGMLVTGRDRVHKFLFSEKLDSKSIPFELKGAVLYHCGPIIKKEEQGYRLIAGGPTTSQRVEMYEWWVIKEYGLKGIIGKGGMGEKTLQALREEGCVYLHTISGAAVYLADRIKRVVDGWKIEEFGEPEAMWLIEVEDFPAIVTMDAHGNSLHKTITENSMKVYKELIL
- a CDS encoding ferritin family protein, with the translated sequence MITGKEDLIEAIVEAYAMEKGTRDFYDFAASKAKVDYAKETFTKLRDWEETHMNYLEFLHRSLQGDIETLSYEEFRKKVPATHIESGIPVKNAEELFEEKEFIDDTEAIILALEIEGKAFNFYRKLSDSAEDSNAKVIFREMMSQEEKHIDSLMSLKRTTG
- a CDS encoding fumarate hydratase — encoded protein: MLKLKHGIAELYRKVATSLPSDIENELKQAHEIEDEGIAKEAMKVVLENIALARKTSRPICQDTGVPTFFVRIPQQLSQKELREIIVVATREATEKVPLRPNAVDILTDKNSGDNTGKNIPVIYFEETGEHVLTIDLMLKGSGCENAGQIYKLPAEEINAQRDLDGVRKCIIDTVFKAQGRGCPPYTLGVGIGATKDQVSVLAKRQLLRRIDERDGDEEIHALQVRLLDELNQLGIGPLGFGGKTTVIGVNIDYNHRHPASYFVDVSVCCWANRRGRLVWG